Within the Bradyrhizobium ottawaense genome, the region ATTGCTCGAACGCTTCGGCGGTGAGCGAGAGATGTTCGTGGTCCGCGCCAAACTGACCGAGGCGAGCTGCAAGCGTGAGAACAAGAAGTCGCCCTGCATGTCCATCCTACCAGACGCACTGCTCGTGCAGGCGATCCGGGCTGAACGCAAGGAAGACATCCTCAGCGTCGAGATAATGCAAGAGGCGGCAAATTGGAACCCGAAGTGGTTGGAGGAAAAGTGATCGACCCGATCTTTGTCTCGACGGCATTTTACGAGGAAGCCAGACGACACGGCTTCGACATGACGCGCTTCGCGACCAAGGCTCCGCTTGATGCGGAGGCAACGGAAGAGTCGTGTCCGGACGCTTGCTTGAATGCAAACGACTTCCTGCGACCGGCCTTCAACCTGCAGCCGCTCAAGCAGCGTCACTATGGTCTGGCGAAGCTCGATCCGCCGTGGGCCTTCAAGACCTATTCCGAAGCCGGCAAGGGCAAGTCGGCCGAGCAGCACTACGACACCATGTCGCTTGAGGACATCTTCAATCTGAAGGTGGAAGACCTCGCGCATCCGGACGGCATGTGGGTTTGGCTCTATGCCACCGCTCCGATGTACGACGCGGCTCGCGCCTGCTTCGACAAATGGAACGTCAAGTACGTCACCCAGGGTGTCTGGGTGAAGATGGTCAAGGACAATAGCAAGCCGACCTTCGGCACCGGCTACGTCCTTCGCAATTGCCACGAACCATTCCTCATCGGGAAGGTCGGCACGCCGCGCATCCACTCCCGCAACATCCGCTCCGCGATTCTGGAGCCGCGTCGCGAGCACTCACGCAAGCCAGAGCAAGGCTACGTCGATGCCGCGAAGATGGCTGGACCATACCCGAAGGCGGACATCTTCAGCCGCGAGGCGCGTCCCGGCTGGGACGGTTGGGGCAACGAAATCACCAAGTTCAACCACCCTGAAGCAGAGCCGGAGCTGGAGGTAGCATGAGCCAGAAGATCACGAACATCATCGTCATGTCCGCAGGACCGATCTCTTTCAGCGCCGTACGCATCGAGGTCGAGGAACACCAGCCGACGCTCAAATTCCGAATGACCTTTGGCGACAAGGTCGTCGCAGAGATGGGCGAGCAGGCCGCGCGCCTGTTCTCCCGACTCGTGGGACAGACCTTCACCGTCGAGAAGAACGACGAGTGGACGCGCCTGCCCACCTACGCCGCGGTCGACGCCGACCGCAAACGGATCGCAGCACGCAGCTCGGTCTGACCAAAACCAACCACGGAGAAGATCGTGAACAGACTCCTCACGGCGCTGATTGGCGCCGCAATCCTCGCTGTCACCATGTCGACCGCCGATGCGCGTCCGCATCATCGCAGGCATCACCATCACCACCACGCTCGTGTTGTACAGGTTGAGCAGCAGCAATCGTTCTTTAGCGGTTTCGGCGGGCGGCGTCGTGGATCGCGCCCGTCAGTTCATCGGAGCCACTGCCAGTCAGGTCGGCGTCCGATCGACGCTCTGGTGCTCAGCCTTCTTGCGCAAGATCACGGGCGCGTCCGGCGTCGACGACACCGCCCTCTCCTGGGAGCGTCGCCAACACATCGCCCCGCAGGTCGGCGCTATCGTGACCATGGGTCGCCGTGGCGGCGGTCACGTCGGTGTGGTCTCTGGTTTCACTGCCAAGGGAGATCCGATCGTCATCAGCGGCAACAACGGTGGCCGCGTCCGTGAGGCTGTGCATTCCCGCAGCAGCATCCGCTCCTGGGTGTCCGCATCATGAAGCGGGTAAAACGCATCCAGGCAAAGGACCCCTTCACCGACGTCAAGGTAACGGTGGAGATCAAGTCCAAGAACGGCTGGCGCTCTCGCGACGAGATGGACCGTTTTTCTTCATCGGTTGCCAGCGGCATCATGCATCAACTGTCCGCCAGCTCGCACCTGAAAATCACTCTCGATAAGATCAAGGTGGGCTGATGGTAGCCTGCATCTCAGATAGCCTCTATTGCGAGGCGGCAGCATGCGAGAAGCACCTGCCCGACATCAAGGATACGTGGCGCCGAGCTGGCGCCGCGTTGAAGTCGCACGATCGGCGACCGACCCCATACGACATCGAGGTGTACTCCTTTCCGCAAGGATGGGGATCAACAGCGCTCGGCTTCGGCGGGATCGGCGG harbors:
- a CDS encoding MT-A70 family methyltransferase codes for the protein MIDPIFVSTAFYEEARRHGFDMTRFATKAPLDAEATEESCPDACLNANDFLRPAFNLQPLKQRHYGLAKLDPPWAFKTYSEAGKGKSAEQHYDTMSLEDIFNLKVEDLAHPDGMWVWLYATAPMYDAARACFDKWNVKYVTQGVWVKMVKDNSKPTFGTGYVLRNCHEPFLIGKVGTPRIHSRNIRSAILEPRREHSRKPEQGYVDAAKMAGPYPKADIFSREARPGWDGWGNEITKFNHPEAEPELEVA
- a CDS encoding CHAP domain-containing protein, which codes for MRVRIIAGITITTTLVLYRLSSSNRSLAVSAGGVVDRARQFIGATASQVGVRSTLWCSAFLRKITGASGVDDTALSWERRQHIAPQVGAIVTMGRRGGGHVGVVSGFTAKGDPIVISGNNGGRVREAVHSRSSIRSWVSAS